The Fibrobacter sp. UWB5 DNA segment GCCACTTATGTAGAATATGACGTTTCCGGAAGGAAGTGCAAGGCTGATGGAGACACGCTTTGGGGCCATGTGGACAACTATCTCCATACGGATTCGTTAAATCCGTATAGGGATTTGTATGTTTGCAGAAATGGGGAACTCTACAAAGATAATAGCAAGAGGTATTTTTCCAAGGAATGCAATGCCGCCAGAGAAAATGAGGAGCTGAAGAAAAAATACGTCACTTATGTTTGTAAGGGCGGCTACTGGAGTCGTAAAAGTCAACATACCGGTACAATGACCGATAGCCGTGACGGACGTGAATACAGAACTGTCGGTATCGGCGACCATTTATGGATGCAAGAAGATTTGCAATATAAAGAGAATACTCTTTATTCGTGGTATACGGCGACGGGTAATGGCAGTAATAATGGCGAAATAAGCGCCATGATTCGGGGCGTGTGTCCGGAAGGATGGCATTTGCCTACCTACTGGGATAGACAAGAACTCTCTGCATATGGCGGGTATGATGAATGCCTTGTCGGAAAAACGGGTTGGTCTGCTGATTCGATACGTTATTTTAAAGGCACGGATTGCTTGAATATGGAATTTTTGCCTAGAGACATCAGCAAACTCAAAAGTAAAGATGAAGGCCATGTGACGGGGATGTGGTATGCTGAGGCCAGTTCCAGTTATGCGTATGCCTTGATTATTGAAAATGCAATTTATAGCGATGGAGCATCGGTGTCGTTTAGCACATACGCCTCTCG contains these protein-coding regions:
- a CDS encoding FISUMP domain-containing protein, which encodes MNRIFLLSALTALFVACSEDSVSGNDDSSGEKLESSSSVEESSSSLVKSSSSAKKAQSSSSEKSSKSSSSEKLKSSSSSKTNSSSSGKTTATSSSQNVQSSSSAGLLSSSSVPQSSSSVFVCSQKWPCSILTEECDASKIGNTTFYPDGNKKFYYVCDSTGWVEATYVEYDVSGRKCKADGDTLWGHVDNYLHTDSLNPYRDLYVCRNGELYKDNSKRYFSKECNAARENEELKKKYVTYVCKGGYWSRKSQHTGTMTDSRDGREYRTVGIGDHLWMQEDLQYKENTLYSWYTATGNGSNNGEISAMIRGVCPEGWHLPTYWDRQELSAYGGYDECLVGKTGWSADSIRYFKGTDCLNMEFLPRDISKLKSKDEGHVTGMWYAEASSSYAYALIIENAIYSDGASVSFSTYASRSKSDRLVVRCVMEEPGDRSYKSTSEAPYYEKSR